A genomic region of bacterium contains the following coding sequences:
- a CDS encoding PKD domain-containing protein: protein GNKVVQANFSQITYTLTAGNDGHGTVTLNPAGGTYASGTTVTLTPNPNTGYQFSSWSGANAADITYSSGVYRIVMNGNKVVQANFTVSAFIPTVEFWATPTRGNPALAVKFMDASNGTPTGWLWDFGDGQTSTEQNPTHVYWMPGKYSVTLTITTQYGPFSLEKEEFIYVNGFEFCACAMLDLIDNSTSFASENWNNAIDHDISGPDGTVTAGGSIPYAIFKFHDNKTKMVNKIRLMTNTNVGLQDRWMVSFDVYTSTTGLADADFALLMRNTKKGGGWEEFSCTPKAAKYVKLVITGPNSGWRQLGEFEVCVVKEYPEISKSTVKATSPHIANGVDASKFTITLKKYDGSALTGLSDEDFYLYSYSGRITHSVVKESTPGVYTASLSTIEAGMKEVKVLVHCNLVGSATINFSAPVMKESPLVFVEGSTAFRNEGWDNLIDGDEEGWDGTATVGGTEPYAIFGFADGGIKAIQQIALLMDTGVGFDNRWVERFRLQASTSGKASADFVTVYDGIASGGDWQTFIFPAFSAKYLKLIIDFPTTQWRQLGEMRVYTTALSVMSQQANELTQLTDVPQEWSVSKNYPNPFNPDTHLQFSVPQAGHVTAVVYNMLGQKVRTLLDNEVSAGTHQIVWDSRSDSGESMPSGVYYMRFDFGGRFQTQKVVLTK from the coding sequence ACGGCAACAAGGTGGTGCAGGCCAATTTCAGCCAGATCACGTATACCTTGACGGCCGGCAATGACGGTCACGGGACGGTGACGCTGAATCCTGCGGGCGGGACCTATGCCTCGGGGACGACGGTGACTTTGACGCCCAACCCCAATACGGGCTACCAGTTCAGCTCGTGGTCCGGGGCGAATGCTGCAGACATTACCTATAGCAGCGGCGTATATCGAATTGTAATGAACGGCAACAAGGTGGTGCAGGCCAATTTTACGGTTTCTGCATTCATTCCCACTGTTGAATTCTGGGCGACTCCTACACGAGGGAACCCAGCACTGGCTGTCAAGTTCATGGATGCTTCAAATGGCACCCCGACTGGATGGCTCTGGGATTTTGGCGATGGTCAGACCTCGACGGAGCAGAATCCGACCCATGTCTATTGGATGCCAGGTAAATACTCGGTGACCTTGACAATCACTACTCAGTATGGGCCTTTCTCGCTGGAGAAAGAGGAATTCATCTACGTCAATGGCTTTGAATTCTGTGCTTGTGCCATGCTGGATCTGATCGATAACAGTACCAGTTTCGCGAGCGAAAACTGGAACAACGCCATCGATCATGATATAAGCGGCCCCGATGGCACAGTAACTGCTGGCGGCAGCATTCCTTACGCCATCTTCAAATTCCATGACAACAAGACCAAAATGGTCAACAAGATCAGACTCATGACGAATACTAATGTCGGTTTGCAGGATCGTTGGATGGTCAGCTTTGATGTCTATACGTCAACCACCGGCCTGGCTGATGCGGACTTTGCACTTCTCATGCGAAATACCAAGAAGGGGGGTGGCTGGGAGGAATTTTCTTGCACACCCAAAGCGGCTAAGTATGTCAAGCTGGTGATCACCGGTCCGAATTCCGGCTGGCGCCAACTGGGTGAATTTGAGGTCTGTGTTGTCAAAGAGTATCCGGAAATCTCCAAATCCACCGTCAAGGCAACCTCTCCGCACATTGCCAATGGGGTCGATGCCTCCAAATTTACCATCACTCTGAAAAAATATGATGGCTCCGCCTTGACCGGCCTGTCCGATGAGGATTTCTATCTTTACAGCTATTCGGGTAGAATCACCCACTCTGTCGTCAAAGAAAGCACTCCGGGCGTTTACACCGCTTCTCTCTCAACCATTGAAGCTGGTATGAAAGAGGTGAAGGTTCTCGTCCACTGCAATCTGGTTGGCAGCGCGACGATCAATTTTTCTGCTCCGGTTATGAAAGAGTCTCCCTTGGTTTTTGTGGAGGGCTCTACAGCTTTCAGAAATGAGGGATGGGACAATCTCATCGACGGCGATGAAGAAGGATGGGATGGCACCGCAACCGTGGGTGGGACTGAGCCTTATGCGATCTTTGGTTTTGCTGATGGCGGCATCAAAGCTATTCAACAGATCGCCCTGCTGATGGACACGGGGGTCGGTTTTGATAACCGCTGGGTTGAACGCTTCCGCCTCCAGGCTTCCACTTCTGGCAAGGCCAGCGCCGACTTTGTCACGGTCTATGATGGTATCGCCTCGGGAGGCGATTGGCAGACTTTTATCTTCCCAGCCTTCAGCGCCAAATACCTCAAGCTGATCATCGACTTTCCAACGACGCAGTGGCGACAGTTGGGTGAGATGCGGGTTTACACGACAGCATTGTCGGTCATGAGCCAGCAAGCTAATGAACTCACCCAGCTCACCGATGTCCCTCAGGAATGGTCGGTTAGCAAAAACTATCCCAACCCCTTTAATCCGGACACGCATCTTCAGTTCAGCGTTCCCCAGGCTGGGCATGTAACCGCAGTTGTTTACAACATGCTCGGGCAGAAGGTGCGCACCCTGCTCGATAACGAGGTGTCGGCCGGCACGCACCAGATAGTCTGGGACAGCCGCTCTGATTCGGGTGAGTCCATGCCGTCGGGTGTTTATTACATGCGTTTTGATTTTGGCGGACGGTTCCAAACGCAGAAAGTCGTCCTCACCAAATAG